ATAATGCTTTGAAAATTCCCCCCTTTAATAAAAAGGGTTTTGAGGTAGGTGATTTACACTTCATTTGCAAGTTATTTTTTTGTCCTGTTTTTGTCAACCTCTATGACTAATTTGATATGCGTCTTTAAAATATTTGACCTATTTTGTTGTAATTCTGACAggacacccccccccccccccccccctctttttTTAGATCTGTATTTATTAATCCTGACATGACTCCCAGAGTCCCAGTTGTATATgatgggagttgggactaattTTATACATGATACTTTTGAAGACTTGAAGGTACTTTCACATACATTAAGTGATGCACATCAtcttttaacaaacagaccgTATAGAATATTTACCTTTTCATGTTTAGATTTGATTTGTATCTCACGTTTATCAACTTCCTCGGCTCTGAGCTCAATTTGCTGTCTTTGATATTCCAACTCACGTTTTTCTTTCTCACTATTCAATATTACAGATTGCAATCTTTCAATTTCTGAAAGAGATAGCTGAAACTAAATCATCAATTTGAATGCAAAAGCTTGAAACAGAACCATCCAACTTAAGAGACAGCTAAAAAAATTGTAACCCAGGAAAGCAAGAATGATTCAAGGAGGATGACATTCAAATAGACAAGTAAAAGTCATGTGAACTTCACAGAGTAAGGATTATCAATGGCACATAATTTCAGGGGATACGCACAGATGAGACAGAAAGGTGGGATGAGAACGCATACAAACATTCTAAAGCTGTTTAAGTTCAAAAGTCAAGCTTTATGTTTTCCCTCTTGTTTGCTCCTGACTTGAAGTTCAAATTAACAAGCTATCAATTCTGAGCACATAAAGCCGAAATggttataggaaaaatcttcaATAAGCATCTCCAAGTTCATTTGACTTCTATTCAAAGAGTCATCAGCCTTCAGTTTGTAAGATACGAAGCCAGTGGCGGTACTAGTAAGGGTTTACTAGAaccggaattttttttttgatatggtaagttaaaaaaaatagaacgGTTGAAATCAATTAAAAGCGACATATTACCACAAAAGAACTGGGCGCTCAGTGGTTGTTACTCTACAGTGTAATAGAGTCCGAGTTCGATTCCAGTTGGCTGTTCATTTCCCTttgcttttttttcttttttctttacaTTTGGAAAACCAAAACATATAAATTCTCTGATTTTCTtgttttgtaatttgtaattacctttttgcaaatttatttaattgaaaCAAAAGTTGCTAAATTAATTGTTTGCACAATATAATGTTAGATTTTAACAAAGACTTATGGTTTATTTGTTGCTTTACAATTTAAGTGAAGAGTTTagggtttgaatttttttgctgTAAAAGTATAGTTAGATTGAAACTgaaatttatgattttgaatAAGTTGATAAGAGATGAATGGTTTAGATTAAAACACCATTTCATCGAGTTCAACTGTAATGTTATTTTAATGTTATTGTAATAGCACGTGTGCACACCGTGTTATTAGTTGTAGTTTGAATTTTGGATTATCATATTTGAATTTATTACATGTGCTTGAAAATTCTGAATCCTTAAAAAAATCTTGGCACCGACAATGTATAAAGCCCTTGGACTATAACAATCCAACTAACAACATTTAATAGAGCAAGTAATTCTTGCTTATTTCAGACATCAGCTTGAGGTCAAGAACCTACAAAAGGAGGGAGCTGATAGTTGTACGGCTGTTTGACAGAGAAAGTTCCACATAACTACCTAGGAATTCTGCCATGATACAATTACTCGTACTACATAAGTATATAGTAACTTGATTAAAGGTAGTCTCTTGATTCCTAACAAAATTCTTGAAAGGGACAGCACATGGATCCTCAGCCTAGAATGCACAGCTTACTTCAAAATCCTTAGTTTCAATCTATCCATCAAATACTTCGAGAAAGGTTGCCATAAATGTACTTTTAAAAGAAAGATTAATAATGGATCTCTTTCTTGGTTTCGACTAGTTGAATTTGAGAAAACAAAACATCAAAATTATAACTCCAATGATTCTACATAAATCATACAAGCTAACATACATGATTAAGGACACTAGCAAAATTGAACACTCTAAAGTTCGGTTTGTTTTGAAATAAATTCGGATGTAAAGATTGGAAGATAGGTTCATAATCATTCATTATTGAAAGATCTCCATAGAGGTAGAGCAAGAAATACCTCTGGCATGATCTTGTTGCAGCTTCCGTTTCTCCATAACCATACTGTCAAGGGTTGTCGACAACTGATCATACCTCTCCTCCATGTGAAACAATCTCATGTTTTTAACATCGATTTCCATCGCAAGCTTCGTTACAAGCTTTCGCAGCTGCAGTAACTCTTGATAATTGCGACCCTTATCCTCCATTACGCCCACTAAAAGCTAAATCTATAAATTCAAACAAACACAAGTCACACACTCTTTATATAGAAACAGCTCCTAGTCTCAGTTATATACTGCTACCTCCTAATCTAAGATGCCTCATTTGATTCTATATTTCATTTCATAGTATagcaaaccaaaaaaaatcaataagaGTACGAAATTCCAACTTCTAAGCATGTTCCGTGTTCTTATGCATCACATGTTCACATCTGACTGTAAACCCTGTAATGTTATACAGCCATACAGGACGAAGCTTTTCCCAATTTGTCAAAATAATTGGATAACCTCAAAGAAACCTAGGGAAATTGGAAATTTGAACATTTGAAAGGGGGAATTGGGGTTTTGGTGAATTAGATTCCCAAAAGAGGGAAATAAGAAAAACATGAAACTTTTGGAAAAGGGGGCAACAAAAATAATtctaaaacccttaaaaataaTCGATTTCTGGGAAAATTGACACTGTAACTGTTGTTCATGATTATGCATTACTTACACAGAGACAAAAACACAAACAGCTGGAGTGCATAATGCATGCAAGTCTCAAAAATTAACATCTGGGAAAGCATGCGACTTGGAGAAATTAAAAAAGTTGTGACTTTTTTCAAGTTTGATCACATAGTTGAACTGTTGAAGTAGAACAATGAAGAGCATTCATCAATGGAGAAACAAAGACAATGAAAATGAAAACATACTAAAGGTTGAACTAAGTGATTGCTGGGCTACATACCTAATTGAATGATTCACTTGCACAGTTGCACGGCAAATGACTGAATGAGTAATGACTTGTATTGTTCGTTCTAACTTCTAAGTGCCGATTGCAAGGAAAGCTCCGCCATGTGTGAACAACTTTCATTCCTCGCGCCGGTTGGGTCCGTGGGAGCGGTGTTGTTGGATAATTGGATTTTCTATTTAGGGCTAAAAACGGATGATATTGAGTTAAGTTTAGAATAAGCTCTAATTGAGCTCGTGGTTGATTCCAGATTTGAGCTGTAAAGGAGCCTGTATATGTACGCGAATAACTCGTAAACAAACTCGGTTAAACCTCGTTTAGTAACGAATGAGGTTGAACAAAAATTATAGGCTCGATATATAAACGAGCCAAACTTGAACAACATAACGTTTGGCCTGTTAAAGTTCACGAGCATTCGTTTATACTTAAACCCATTTATAACTCGTTCAAGcttggaaaaataattttattgtgGAATAAAATATAatgctttttaaaaaaaaaaaatgactcTTAGTTGGGCATGTTAACCAAGTTGGTCTTGACATAGTGATTACTCACTTTGTCTCTTAACCAATAAGTTGTGTATTCAAATCTATTGTTTCCGAGTTCATTCCTTTATTATTGCTTCTCTTCAAGTCTCAATAACTACTATAAACACCCCTACAGAACCAAGGATTTCAATCAAAAGCATActccataaaaaaaaatatcaagttAATTTTTGAAAGCTTGTTGAGCTCAAGAAAGATGAATGCTTAATGAACAAAGCTCGAACAACAAATTGCACAGCTTGAACAATTAAAATCCTTATCAAGCTTAGTTATAACAAAGTAAACTCGAATCGGCTCGACTTGTTTGCAGCCCTACTCTAGATCATACCTTTTAGAAACTGATCAAATATCCAAAAAATTACatgttataaaataaataaaaagaaagcaCTTTTTGAGTGATTATAATACCATAATGTGGCAAAAGTCAAGAAACTGTCTACATCAGCTGAAATGCACAAGAAAACATCTTTATGTTACACTTGCTAACTTCATATAGGTCAAATTACAACATAAATCACACTTATGTTACTAACTTCATACAATCATACTTCAAAAATTACAATAGAAGTCACACTGCCATTTTCTTGTTCTTGTTAGTTCGCCATTGCTTAATAACATACTGTATCACCTCTTCTAGAGTAGCCTTCCTGTTCTGTTTGTGGTTCCAAAGCTCGGAAACTGGATAACGCCCGCTTGCATTGTATTCATTCACTTCAACTAATGCCTCCTTTACCGCTTTGTACGCCTCCTCTCCCCATTCTTCCTTCAACTCTCTCAACTTTTCGTCATTTTCATCAATCACCTCCTGCAGAATTTGAGAAACCAGTCAGAAGATGAAAAAACTTCTGATAGTTTCTTATGATTTTAGGTGCAGGAATTCAGTGTTCCTGTTTCTTGTAATAATATAGAAAACAAAATAACCTACAGTTAGTTTTCCATTAACAGTCTCCTGCTTGAAAGGTTGCCACCCAGGATCACTTATTTCCCTTTGCCACGACGAGCACAGCATCACAGACTTTTCTTCCCAGTTTCCAAATTTCTCGTCCCAATTCCCACTACGAAACCTTTTAGAACATGCATCTCGAAAAGGTTTGAGATTGACCTCTCCCATTTTTTTGATCCCAATATTCATCCTAGGTCTATGCATGGCTAGCAAACCCTGCAAATTAAAGGTGGAAGTTCA
This sequence is a window from Spinacia oleracea cultivar Varoflay chromosome 1, BTI_SOV_V1, whole genome shotgun sequence. Protein-coding genes within it:
- the LOC110794822 gene encoding factor of DNA methylation 2-like — translated: MQNPEDLRTEIVILRKDLEGKAELLESMEMENRILMVKELKSNHELQVARKAATEVLLIGLLAMHRPRMNIGIKKMGEVNLKPFRDACSKRFRSGNWDEKFGNWEEKSVMLCSSWQREISDPGWQPFKQETVNGKLTEVIDENDEKLRELKEEWGEEAYKAVKEALVEVNEYNASGRYPVSELWNHKQNRKATLEEVIQYVIKQWRTNKNKKMAV